The following is a genomic window from Sporosarcina jeotgali.
TTATCCGTCAAGTTTTTCCGCAGCAATAGCCAGTTATCTAAATCCTCGGGAGTAATCGTCTTCCAGCCATTTACTTTCAAATAGTTCATTTGCTGCTGGAATGGAGCTAAGTCAATCACCATATGATTGTCAGCGAAAGGCGTTGATGCCCTGTTCTCCACAATTTGGTGATACATAAGAACCGGAATTCCCGGATCCGCAGTCACGAGCGTTTTGGGAATGAATCCGCGAACACCGCCGAGGTTCACTTGGACGTGGGTTTTGGTTTCTGCAATCACTGGAAGGCGCTGTCCCGGATTAATATACCCAACACGATACCCCCCGCGCAGTGCGCTTGCCACTGACACGCGACTTTGGATAATCACAGTTTTGCGTCCTTTTGGCAAAGGCCTTTCTTTAGTTGGAGGAGCAGGTTGAACAACATGGATCGGCACAACTAATTTATCGTTTCCAAATGACAAATACCCGTATTTTTCATCTTGCGCAACCATCTCATAAGGAACACCTTTCATGAAAGTGGCAGTACCAATCAATTGATCTCCTTCTATTGCATAACCTCCCGTGGCTTTAGATAACGTGACAGTTGAACTTCGCGCAGCAGCTTGAGTGTTCGGGAGGATCAAAATTACTAGAAAACACGCAAATAGACTAGTCCATAAAACGGACCAGTTTCTCATTTTAAACACATGCAACATTCCTTTATATATAATAGTAAGCAGTTCAAATTCCTTAGATGATTATACCATAAAAGATTCAGATATTTGGATGGAATTAGAAAAAGATGAGAATATTTTCAGGTCAACCATGAAGGGACGAATCTCTATTGATGCGTGAAGTATTAAAAAATACTTAAACAGTTCTATTCTTAAATAAAGGTCCGGGACAACTTTATATTTACTTGCCGAACCTTTAGCGCTGTATGGTATACTTCATGACAGATAAAACTAACTAAATTTGTATGTGGGGTATCCTATGATCTTTAACTCGTTTGAATTTATATTTTTATTTTTGCCAGTCGTTTGGATTGTATTCTTCCTTGTAGGCAGAATCGCGCCGCCATTCGCAAAAACATGGCTATTGCTTGCTTCACTGTTTTTCTATGCATATTGGAATCCTGCCTACTTACCGCTGATTGTCGGCTCCATGATTGTGAATTACATCATAGGAGTGTTTCTTGGTAAAAACAAATGGCTCCCGACACGTAAAGGAATTCTGACACTCGGTATTTTGTTCAACGTCAGTCTGTTAGGGTATTTCAAATACAGGGACTTTTTTGCTGAGAATTTGAACGCCGTCCTTGGGACTGAGATTTCGCTGGTACAGCTGATTCTCCCTTTAGCAATCAGTTTCTACACATTCCAGCAAATTGCATACCTTGTCGACTCATACCGGCTTGAAACCAACGAATACAATTTCCTGAACTATGGATTATTCGTATCGTTTTTCCCGCAGCTGATTGCAGGTCCTATCGTGCATCATGGAGATATGATGCCGCAATTCAGTGACCGGAAAACCTATCGCATCAATTATGAAAACTTGTCAAAAGGACTCGTGATTTTTTCGATCGGTTTGTTTAAAAAGGTTGCGATCGCGGACACTTTTGCCGGGTATGCAAATAGCGGATATGGTTCTGTTGAAGCACTGACGATGGTCAGCGGATGGTTAACATCGCTTTCTTATACGCTGCAGTTATACTTCGATTTCAGCGGTTATTCGGACATGGCGATCGGCCTTGCATTATTCTTCAACATCCGATTGCCCATCAACTTCAACTCGCCATACAAAGCACTCGACATACAAGATTTTTGGCGTCGTTGGCACATTACCTTGTCCGGATTTTTAACAAAGTACATTTATATACCTCTTGGCGGAAGCCGTAAGGGCATTCCACAGACGTACATAAATATCTTTATCATCTTCCTGATCAGCGGTTTTTGGCATGGAGCTGGCTGGACATTCGTCATATGGGGGATTCTGCATGGTCTTGCAAGTGTCATCGCACGGATCTGGAAACGTTCTGGCGGCAGATTACCCAAGCTCTTGGCGTGGGCCGTTACCTTCTTATTTGTACATTTAGCATTCGTTATTTTCCGAGCTCCGGATGTGTCCGTTGCACTAAGTGTCTACAAAGCCATGTTCGGTTTGGAAGGAATCCAGCTAATGGGCATCAGCGTGCTATTCAATGAAGACCTGACACACTTAGCACTTGTCATCCTTTTGGGATTAGGCATCGCCTTATTTGCAAAAAACTCTGTTCAAATTATGGAAACACAAAAACGGACACCGCTCATGATGCTCTTTGTCGTCATGCTGCTCTATTACAGCGCGATGCAGCTTCAGCGTGTCAGTGAATTCCTATACTTCAATTTCTAAGGCGGTGAGTCAAATGACAGATAAAAAATTTGCACGAACAGCATTATTCCTATTCCTGGCATTGGCCGCCGCTACTGCGGGTGTCAATTACTGGATTGATCCACTTTGGCACTATGGACATGCCAACGCATTTAACTCGATACAAAAAGTGACGAATGAACGTGAGCAGAAAATTGCCATGCTGCACTATGGACCTCATGATTACGATACTCTGCTCATCGGAAGCAGTCGATCTACGTATATCCACCCAACCGCGTTTGAAGGATGGGATGTATTCAATTTTTCCGTTGCGAATATGTCGGTGCGGGAAGTGCATAGTATGATGCTTTACAGCCAATCTCAACTTCCTGATTTGAAACGGTATTTAATCGGGGTAGACTTCTTCAAATCCAGTGAGAGAGAAGCTGCGGCTCCAAGAGCATTGACGAATTACGAAAATAAAATCAACCAGCCTTTCTATCGTACAAAAAACTTGCTGTCATTGGATTCACTCGAAATCTCTATCCAAAATTTCAAGAAATCGGTAACAGACACGATTGATGAAGATCGTCTTTACAACCGGAAAGGGGAAGCGTTCGCAAATCGACTGACGGAAGAAGAAGTGGAGAAAAGTACGGAGTCAAAAATCAGACGGTTTGAAAATGTGTTTTATGGAAACAATTATACGTACTACAAAGACTATCCGATGATTCTTCAAAAAATCAAAGACGCAGCTGGAGATGACACGCTGACTTTTTACACTACACCTATTTCAACGGGGTTATTTGTTTCATTAGTTGAAACTGACCTTTTGGATGATTACGAACAGTGGATCCGGGATCTGGTCGATGTAAACGGGGGGATTTGGAATTTCATGTATCCGAACACGATAACGAATGACCAGATGAATTACATTGACGGACATCATTTTTATCCTGAAATCGGAACAATGCTTGCAAAGAGAATACAAAATAATAACGCTTCAGATATCCCCACCGATTTTGGGGTGTACGTGACTCCGGATAATGTAGATGAACATCTGGAAGAAGTTCGCAGATTAGCTGAAAAAGCAGTCAAGGAAAAGAATTGAGTCAATAGTCTTGATTTGAACAGTGTTGTTTTCGAAGTGTATGTGAGTCTATAGTCTATGCGCATGTTTATTGTTCTAGTCCTATGGGTATAAAATAAGGACTAAATAGAACAGTACAGGAGAACGTGGATATGAGCGAACATATAATAAATTTACAACAATCCATTCAGTCGCTTCGAAACCAAGGCAGATACAACGAAATGATAGAAAGTTGTTATCAGCTTTTACAATGTGCAACTGATATTGAAGATCGTCAGTTGCAAATGGATGCTTACGCTAACTTTGCGCTGGGATTTTATAAGATTGGTGACATTAAGGACGCTTTTTATTATATCGAAAAGCATGCAATGCTGTGTGAAATCTATGGGGACAAAGAAGACGAAATGGATTCCAATCACATTTTCTTCTTGTTATATGAATACACGGAAAACTACATGAAAGCCAAAGAAGTACTCGAGAATAGTATTGAACTGGCTTCGAAACTTAAAAAGTTTAACCTTGTCAGCGAAAATTGCAGTGAACTTAGTTCCGTGCTGAGCCGTATGGGGAAGTATGAAGAAGCTTTACGGGTAGGAAAAAAAGGGGCAAGCACTGCGGTAGAGCTTGAACCCTACTGCCCGTTTTTGGTAACGAAAGCAATTCTGGCAGTGGCGCAAGCATTTCTCGGCAAGTCTGATTTTGAAACAGCCGATGCACTGCTGCAGTCGGTAGTTCGAGATCCTATTTTGCACGATTACGCGAAAGAAAAAACAAAATGCTACCGTCTGCTTGCGCATCTGCAAAGATTGCAGCATCAATTAAAAGCAGCGCTGGAAAATTTGGCAATTGCAAATGAAAGCGCTATAAGTTCAAATAATTATAAACAACAAAAAGAAATCCAAGAAGTACAAATTGAGCTTTATCGAGAACTTAAGGACTTTGAAAAAGGATTCGAAATTCAAGATATGCATATCCGGCTTCTTGAAGAAATTCATCGCCAAGATACTGCAAATGCAGCGATGAAGCTTGAAATGAAAGTGAAACTGCAAGAGCTGGAAAGACAGGCGAATACCGACTTTTTAACGGAAGTGGCCAGCAGAAGAGCATTGGAGGAAACCGCAAACGAGTGGTTAGGCCAAGCTGCTCTATCCGAGGAAAATGTGGTTTGTATTGCTTTTGATATTGATAATTTAAAGACGTTGAATGATACGTATGGCCATCCATTTGGTGATCAGGTGATTCGTCTGGTCGCGCAGGAGTGCAGCGATCTGCTGCGCAGAAGCGACAAAACAGGAAGAGTGGGCGGAGATGAATTCGTTTCTATTTTAAGAGGGATTTCGCTCGAAGATGCATCTAAAAAAGCGCATCAAATGCTTGATACTGTAACAAACCTCTCACTTGAGCACAGTGGGGAGAGAATCCCGTTAACTTTAAGTATCGGGGTAGCTGAAAACTCAAATGGAAAGATAAAAGAGTACGACAAGCTATACCACAAAGCAGACATCGCATTATATCGCGCAAAAAACAATGGAAAAAACCAAGTTTGTATTTATTAATAGGGAACATAGTTTAGAACTCGATGTTTTATTATGAGTTCTTTTTTTTTGTAGATTGAAATGAACGAACATTCCTCATATGCAAAAAGCAGGCGGCGGTTCAATCATCAACACAGCTTCCACTGCTGCTGTAGCTGGAGATGCAATCCGTTCAGCATACGGTGCCTCTAAGACAGCTGTAACTGGTTTGACTCGTTACATTGCAACTCAATACGGAAAAGACAAAATCCGGTGTAACGCAATCGCACCCGGGTTAATCTTAACTCCTGCTGCAAAAGAAAACTTGCCTGCAGAAGTACGCGAAATCTTCAAGAAGTATAACGCGCTTCCATACCACGGAGAGCCGGAAGATATCGGTCACACTGTTCTGTTCTTGGCTTCAGATGATTCTAAATTCATGACAGGTCAATTTAATGCGTATGCAGCCAGCATGAAAAAATAAGGGTGAGTGAACGAACTCCTTCTTTGCCAATTTAGTTTGGTGAAGTAGGGGTTTTTTTATGTGAGTTTGGAAGGGACGGGTTTGAGTTGCGCTTCACGCGGACGCTTTCCCAGGGGCTTGCCCTAAGCCGTTCCTTCGCTTATTCCTAAGGAGTCACCGCATTCCATTTCAATCAAGGGAACATATGGGAAGTAGTTACTTCATTACAAGTTTTGAGAATAGGAATTAAAAGATGAAGTTGAAAAGAAAATATACAATGGAAAGTCCATCTGGGGTGTGAGAGAGGTAGGTTAGGAAAGAAGAATTAAGGGAATATTTCTGTAACTGCTTTATTTAGGAAGAGGGGGATGATCGGTGAATAGAGTGATGGTGTTGGTGGTTGCGGGGAGTTTGGTGTTTGGAGGATCGGGACCGGCGCTAGCGAATGAGGATGAAAGTGTACAGGCTTATGAAGAGGATTTGGCGTGTGTAGCGTTAGAAATTCCAGGTGACGTACCGCCAAGATCGGAGGAGACCGTTTCTAATGATGAAGGAGAGTTAAAGAGACTTAATTCAGAGGAATGTAAGAATGCAGATGCAGAACTAAAGCATGTACATAAAACGGATGATGAAATAGAAAGATCAAGTTGCCTGGATATGGATTTAAAGACTGCAGAAGATCCCGGGAACGAAAGGTATATTGCGAGTATACTGTCCGAAGAGGATCCTTTAACGGAAGTGCATATCAGCACGGACAGCGAAAAGGAAGAAGAATCGAACATAACTGATGAGGATGATGAGAAGCAGTTTTGCTCTGAAACGATAGCACCGGAAGATATTGATAGTGATGAAGGTGACCAAGAAGAGACAATAACTGATCAAATTCAAGATGGAGAAGAGCTTATTAGCAATAAAGAAGAACCGAGTGAAGAAACAATTGTTCCAGAATTAAGTAATGATCTTGATTCCACATTAGAATCTTCAAATGAACTGACGGAAGAGCAAGATGTCGAGTCTGTCTCAAATGACGATAGAGTAAATGACCTGGATGCAGACGATGTTACCGAAATTGAAGCACCGACCACAATCACAAAGGAAGCAACAGCGGATACTGTGAAGACAGCCAGTGTGGAAAACAGCCCCATCATCCAGACAGAAATTGAAATTGATACGATCACACACAAAAACACATCGAGCACGGATTCATCAAGTCAGTCAAGTGGTAATGGGGACTACTCAAATTCGAATGATATGCAAAACCGACCTGACAAAGGAATGGTAAATAAGTTTACCAACTTATCCTCAAATCACGGCTCTCAAAAACAAGAGGATTCAACTATGAACAGTGAACGGCTTCCTCAAACGGGCGGTATTTTGAATCAGACCAATATGCTGATGTTAAGCATAGCATTCATACTAGCGGGCGCAGCACTCCGAATAGGTTCATCAACAAAACGTCATTGCAAGTAAGGGGAGGAGAGAAAATGAAAAAGACAGGACGGTGGATCGGCAATGTTTTGCTCCTTATAGGAGTCTGTCTTCTAGTCTGGCAATTTGTCGGAACAAAGCGTACGGAAAATGTGCGGGATCAGCAGTTAGATGCATTTGCCAACCTGAAAGCTCAGGCAGAAACTGAAGAAAAACCAATTGAACCAAAAGATAAGGAAACTCAAATGCAGACTGAGGAAGGGGCAGCTTCTGATAAAGTACGTGAGAAGGACGTGGGAGAGCTGGTGGGTGTACTTTCCATTCCGCAAATCGACATTCACGCCCCGGTGTCCTATGGCGCAACACCCAGTATTTTAGACAGCGGATTTGGTGCGATACCAAGTAACTATGAGCCGGGTGTGCAAGACGGAAGTTATGCCATCGCCGGTCACCAGTCGCACGTATTCGGACAGTTTTTTAATCGTTTGGATGAACTCAAAACAGGCAGTCGATTCGATTTGGAAACAGTGAATGAAACACAAACCTATGAAGTGTATGAAACCCGCATCGTCTTTCCTGAAGAAGTAGAGGCGATTGCGGAAGAACCGGGAATTTCAAAACTATCTCTCGTCACCTGTTATCCACAGAACAGTAATAAACATCGGTTAATCGTCATGGCGAAACGTGTGGATAATTGAGATAAAGTCAAATCAAAAAGCAGACGGATTGCCCGCCTGCTTTTTGGTTTGATTAGTTATCAATTACGTTGCTGATCTGGTAGTACCCTTCCGCATCCATAACAATGGTATACGTCTTTGACTTTTCAATGTAATTCTCTTCACCGGCGCTATCTGAAACCGAATAGGAAAGGTCCAATGTAACAAGTGCTTGGTTTGCTTGGATAGTAATATCTGTTATATCTGTTGAGAAAAACTGATAGATCCTTCCATCCGAAGCCACTTCCTGTATAAATGTCTGGAACTCCCTAGTAGTTGGTGCACCGGGCAGCAAATAACTCATAAGAAAAGTAGAATCGCCCGCTTGTATGGACATTTCATATTCTTCCCGGAATGAAGTCATGAAATCTCTTAAGTTCTCTTCATAAAATCCACCTTCATAGGACGAGTCCTCATCATATAAGTCATCGGGAACA
Proteins encoded in this region:
- a CDS encoding MBOAT family O-acyltransferase, whose protein sequence is MIFNSFEFIFLFLPVVWIVFFLVGRIAPPFAKTWLLLASLFFYAYWNPAYLPLIVGSMIVNYIIGVFLGKNKWLPTRKGILTLGILFNVSLLGYFKYRDFFAENLNAVLGTEISLVQLILPLAISFYTFQQIAYLVDSYRLETNEYNFLNYGLFVSFFPQLIAGPIVHHGDMMPQFSDRKTYRINYENLSKGLVIFSIGLFKKVAIADTFAGYANSGYGSVEALTMVSGWLTSLSYTLQLYFDFSGYSDMAIGLALFFNIRLPINFNSPYKALDIQDFWRRWHITLSGFLTKYIYIPLGGSRKGIPQTYINIFIIFLISGFWHGAGWTFVIWGILHGLASVIARIWKRSGGRLPKLLAWAVTFLFVHLAFVIFRAPDVSVALSVYKAMFGLEGIQLMGISVLFNEDLTHLALVILLGLGIALFAKNSVQIMETQKRTPLMMLFVVMLLYYSAMQLQRVSEFLYFNF
- a CDS encoding class D sortase, yielding MKKTGRWIGNVLLLIGVCLLVWQFVGTKRTENVRDQQLDAFANLKAQAETEEKPIEPKDKETQMQTEEGAASDKVREKDVGELVGVLSIPQIDIHAPVSYGATPSILDSGFGAIPSNYEPGVQDGSYAIAGHQSHVFGQFFNRLDELKTGSRFDLETVNETQTYEVYETRIVFPEEVEAIAEEPGISKLSLVTCYPQNSNKHRLIVMAKRVDN
- a CDS encoding polysaccharide deacetylase family protein translates to MRNWSVLWTSLFACFLVILILPNTQAAARSSTVTLSKATGGYAIEGDQLIGTATFMKGVPYEMVAQDEKYGYLSFGNDKLVVPIHVVQPAPPTKERPLPKGRKTVIIQSRVSVASALRGGYRVGYINPGQRLPVIAETKTHVQVNLGGVRGFIPKTLVTADPGIPVLMYHQIVENRASTPFADNHMVIDLAPFQQQMNYLKVNGWKTITPEDLDNWLLLRKNLTDKTVLITFDDGLLSLQKYAYPLLSENGFQATSFLITSRIKQQAQPWDDQAFQYIGLKEIRETVDVFSFQHHTHGMHLRRPATREPYLTTATSDEIKADIDLGRFQVSKAFDMQDPNIRYLAYPFGQFNETSKKAISAAGIRMAFTTNPGNVKLGDNRYELKRQGISPIHSLNDFEKKLYGAY
- a CDS encoding tetratricopeptide repeat-containing diguanylate cyclase, whose product is MSEHIINLQQSIQSLRNQGRYNEMIESCYQLLQCATDIEDRQLQMDAYANFALGFYKIGDIKDAFYYIEKHAMLCEIYGDKEDEMDSNHIFFLLYEYTENYMKAKEVLENSIELASKLKKFNLVSENCSELSSVLSRMGKYEEALRVGKKGASTAVELEPYCPFLVTKAILAVAQAFLGKSDFETADALLQSVVRDPILHDYAKEKTKCYRLLAHLQRLQHQLKAALENLAIANESAISSNNYKQQKEIQEVQIELYRELKDFEKGFEIQDMHIRLLEEIHRQDTANAAMKLEMKVKLQELERQANTDFLTEVASRRALEETANEWLGQAALSEENVVCIAFDIDNLKTLNDTYGHPFGDQVIRLVAQECSDLLRRSDKTGRVGGDEFVSILRGISLEDASKKAHQMLDTVTNLSLEHSGERIPLTLSIGVAENSNGKIKEYDKLYHKADIALYRAKNNGKNQVCIY